From a single Verrucomicrobiota bacterium JB022 genomic region:
- a CDS encoding DEAD/DEAH box helicase, giving the protein MSELSSDLEVHLKVPDLWQQDAIRALQAGKDVVVDAPTGAGKTYIFEQWLENSLRGQAIYTVPTRALANDKLIEWRAKGWNVGIATGDLAENLNAPVVVATLEAQKSRLLAGEGPALLVIDEYQMLGDMSRGTNYELAIALAPEDTQLLLLSGSVGNPESVVAWLRRLGREVDLIQHLERPVPLDEIHIEALPEKGIPARVRGLWPRAVARVLKAGMAPLLAFAPRRKAAERLAIDIARQLPEEDPLILTPEQQQLAGDELARLLKARVAYHHSGLSYRQRAGLVEPLAKAGQLRVVVATMGLSAGINFSMRSVLVTDREYRAGDRTHQVRPDELLQMFGRAGRRGIDKRGFALVVPGGPRLNEGRPLHLKRHNTVDWPSFLSVMHLADVAEENPVLAAHSVASRLFSAERVPLGLREFAKNGARTHPDEEQPPTRVHRQQIVEIQTPDGEWERQRAPQKGHLKDVVFFHQGKWKPALSVPATLEQIPVGNLCRMRQNGKTFYGRELPLARLGRGANEGELVLTHWLWKQLKQSLPQPRKQGPRISREHWTLEQLEREVLPQLPMWTMGGRALEIETRGDTLVARLDYREAFAYAYRDGAGRYLLAPPERTTELVADLRISGETDRGSPIAGPTPADAWFQLGLIDRDARPTRRGVLFSFFNHGEGLAIAAALEDATYPIEELIFDVANLRAGHRFQIHEEYSGRLGGVCRSTYRNATYHGYLRKGVPPEYGDGAAETLRRLDAQPGAKQKLMSDELLSGDIERARLEWRSLLNHIAHAPELEWERWLELRAHAGWLVSSMPEGGFHPEDLPPLTSVQRKRHKSFLRFD; this is encoded by the coding sequence ATGTCTGAGCTATCCAGCGACCTGGAAGTCCATTTGAAGGTGCCCGACTTGTGGCAGCAGGACGCGATTCGCGCCTTGCAGGCAGGTAAGGACGTGGTCGTCGATGCTCCTACCGGTGCGGGCAAGACCTACATTTTCGAGCAGTGGCTGGAGAACAGCTTGCGCGGGCAGGCCATCTACACCGTGCCTACCCGCGCCTTGGCCAACGACAAGCTGATCGAATGGCGCGCCAAGGGCTGGAACGTGGGCATTGCCACGGGTGACCTCGCCGAAAACCTCAACGCCCCCGTGGTGGTCGCGACGCTGGAAGCGCAAAAGAGCCGCCTCCTGGCGGGCGAAGGCCCCGCGCTGCTGGTGATCGACGAATACCAGATGCTGGGCGACATGAGCCGGGGTACGAATTACGAACTGGCCATCGCGCTGGCACCGGAAGACACGCAACTGCTGCTGCTCAGCGGCTCGGTCGGCAACCCGGAAAGCGTGGTGGCGTGGCTGCGCCGGTTGGGCCGCGAGGTCGACCTGATCCAGCACCTGGAGCGCCCGGTGCCGCTGGATGAGATCCACATCGAGGCCTTGCCGGAGAAGGGCATCCCTGCCCGCGTGCGCGGTCTCTGGCCCCGAGCGGTCGCACGCGTGTTGAAAGCCGGCATGGCCCCGCTGCTCGCCTTTGCCCCTCGTCGCAAGGCGGCCGAGCGGCTCGCGATCGACATTGCGCGTCAACTGCCGGAGGAAGACCCGCTGATCCTCACGCCCGAGCAACAGCAGTTGGCGGGCGACGAATTGGCCCGGCTGCTCAAGGCGCGTGTGGCCTACCACCACAGCGGCCTCAGCTACCGCCAACGCGCAGGCCTGGTCGAACCGCTGGCCAAGGCCGGGCAGCTAAGGGTGGTCGTCGCTACGATGGGCCTCTCGGCGGGGATCAACTTTTCCATGCGCAGCGTGCTCGTGACCGACCGCGAATACCGCGCGGGCGACCGCACCCACCAAGTCCGCCCCGACGAGCTGTTGCAGATGTTTGGCCGAGCCGGGCGACGCGGGATCGACAAGAGGGGCTTTGCGCTGGTGGTGCCCGGCGGGCCGCGCCTGAACGAGGGCCGTCCGCTGCACTTGAAGCGCCACAACACGGTCGACTGGCCCAGCTTCCTCTCGGTCATGCACTTGGCCGACGTCGCAGAGGAAAACCCCGTGCTGGCCGCCCATAGCGTCGCCAGCCGCCTCTTCAGCGCCGAGCGCGTGCCGCTGGGGCTGCGTGAATTTGCCAAAAACGGCGCACGCACTCACCCCGACGAGGAGCAGCCGCCCACGCGGGTCCACCGGCAGCAGATCGTCGAGATCCAGACGCCCGACGGCGAATGGGAGCGGCAGCGGGCACCGCAAAAAGGGCACCTCAAAGACGTGGTATTCTTCCACCAGGGGAAGTGGAAACCCGCCCTGAGTGTGCCCGCGACGCTGGAGCAGATCCCGGTTGGCAACCTCTGCCGCATGCGCCAGAACGGAAAAACATTTTACGGTCGGGAGCTACCGCTGGCCCGCCTGGGGCGCGGCGCAAACGAGGGCGAACTGGTCTTGACCCACTGGCTGTGGAAGCAGCTGAAGCAGAGCCTGCCACAGCCGCGCAAGCAGGGCCCCCGCATCAGCCGTGAGCATTGGACGCTGGAACAACTTGAGCGCGAAGTGTTGCCGCAGCTGCCGATGTGGACCATGGGAGGCCGCGCGCTGGAAATTGAAACGCGCGGTGATACGCTGGTCGCGCGGCTGGACTACCGGGAAGCGTTTGCCTACGCTTACCGCGACGGTGCCGGGCGCTACCTGCTGGCCCCACCAGAGCGCACGACCGAGCTGGTGGCCGATTTGCGCATCTCCGGCGAGACCGACCGGGGTTCTCCCATTGCCGGCCCCACCCCGGCGGATGCGTGGTTTCAGCTGGGCCTGATCGACCGCGACGCTCGCCCTACCCGCCGAGGTGTGCTTTTCAGCTTCTTCAACCACGGGGAAGGCCTAGCCATCGCCGCCGCACTGGAAGATGCCACCTACCCCATCGAAGAACTGATCTTCGACGTGGCCAACCTGCGGGCCGGTCACCGCTTCCAGATCCACGAGGAATATTCGGGGCGACTGGGCGGCGTATGTCGCAGCACCTACCGCAACGCGACCTACCACGGTTATCTGCGCAAGGGCGTGCCGCCGGAATATGGAGACGGCGCGGCTGAAACCCTCCGCCGCCTGGATGCCCAGCCCGGCGCGAAGCAAAAGCTGATGAGCGACGAGCTGCTGAGCGGCGACATCGAACGCGCGCGCCTGGAGTGGCGCAGCCTGCTCAACCACATCGCCCACGCCCCCGAGCTGGAATGGGAGCGCTGGCTGGAGCTGCGGGCGCACGCCGGCTGGCTGGTCAGCAGTATGCCCGAAGGCGGCTTCCATCCGGAAGACCTCCCGCCACTGACCAGCGTGCAGCGCAAGCGCCACAAGAGCTTCCTGCGCTTTGATTAA
- the gap gene encoding type I glyceraldehyde-3-phosphate dehydrogenase, producing the protein MIKVAINGFGRIGRLACRALHEDPAFEVVAINDLGSPAALAYLLEYDTAQGKWSKAVSAAEGLIAVGGQTIRVYAEKDPSKLPWKALDIDLVLECTGFFTTLPEASLHLSAGARRVIVSAPAGKEMKTIVYDVNHETLDSQDQVISCASCTTNCLAPMAKVLHREFGIVTGQMSTIHAYTNSQPLLDTARATENLRGLRAAATNVVPYTTGAAKAIGLVIPELAGKLDGSSQRVPVDSGSLVELYTVLEKEVDVERINAAMRSAASESFGYNDAPLVSSDVIGMRFGSLFDATQTKITQASGVQLLKTVAWYDNEMSFVSQMLRAGKYLMSCTRE; encoded by the coding sequence ATGATTAAAGTAGCTATCAATGGATTCGGCAGAATCGGGAGACTGGCTTGCCGTGCTCTTCACGAAGATCCCGCCTTTGAAGTCGTTGCCATCAACGATTTGGGCTCTCCCGCTGCGCTGGCCTATCTACTGGAATACGATACGGCCCAAGGCAAATGGAGCAAGGCGGTGTCGGCTGCCGAGGGCTTGATCGCGGTGGGAGGGCAAACCATCCGCGTCTATGCGGAAAAGGACCCCTCAAAGCTGCCCTGGAAGGCGCTCGACATAGATCTCGTGCTCGAGTGCACCGGGTTCTTTACCACCTTGCCCGAAGCCTCGCTTCATTTGTCGGCGGGAGCCAGGCGGGTGATCGTCTCCGCCCCGGCGGGCAAGGAGATGAAAACGATCGTCTACGACGTGAACCATGAGACTCTCGATTCTCAAGATCAGGTCATCAGTTGCGCCTCCTGCACGACCAACTGTCTTGCGCCGATGGCGAAGGTGCTGCATCGCGAGTTTGGGATCGTGACCGGTCAGATGTCCACCATCCATGCTTATACGAACTCGCAGCCGCTGCTGGATACGGCGCGGGCCACGGAGAATCTGCGCGGGCTAAGAGCGGCGGCGACCAATGTGGTGCCCTACACGACCGGTGCCGCCAAAGCGATCGGCCTGGTGATCCCGGAGCTGGCTGGCAAGCTCGACGGCTCTTCCCAACGGGTGCCGGTGGATTCGGGCTCTTTGGTGGAGCTCTACACCGTGCTGGAAAAGGAGGTGGACGTCGAACGGATCAATGCCGCAATGCGATCGGCCGCGAGTGAATCGTTCGGCTACAATGATGCGCCCCTCGTGTCCAGCGACGTTATTGGGATGCGGTTCGGCTCGCTCTTCGACGCCACGCAAACGAAAATTACTCAGGCCTCCGGCGTGCAGCTGCTCAAGACGGTTGCTTGGTATGATAACGAGATGTCTTTCGTCTCGCAGATGCTGCGCGCGGGCAAGTATCTGATGTCTTGCACCCGCGAATAA
- a CDS encoding GlxA family transcriptional regulator yields the protein MLLSGGTTGLHLNGIKHIALLVAPGVTLLDVAGPADVFSKAADCLASAGESSGYRVCCIAADRSQKVVRSSSGIPVNCDYTFDTIDFVPDTILVTGRGEEPRYPDAAIDWLKSQFHACRRMGSICAGAFVLAECGFLSGRRVTTHWAKCEELARLYPDTRVEKDPIFLRDEKVYTSAGVSAGIDLSLAMVEEDYGREVALQVARLLVLFMKRPGNQSQFSVSLAHQHVDYLPVRQLLDWLADHYDQALTIESLAERARMSPRNFARVFAKETGDTPAKFLEKLRVEKARQRLEESRLSLDRVAMECGLTSADTMRKMFLRHLGVTPSQYRERFTSCWGSEQAMELV from the coding sequence ATGCTGCTCTCGGGCGGTACGACTGGGCTCCATTTGAACGGTATCAAACATATTGCGCTGCTGGTCGCTCCTGGCGTGACGCTTCTCGACGTCGCGGGGCCAGCAGATGTTTTTTCTAAAGCGGCAGATTGCCTTGCTTCCGCTGGTGAAAGCTCTGGATACCGCGTTTGTTGCATTGCTGCCGACCGATCGCAAAAGGTCGTGCGCAGCTCGAGCGGTATCCCGGTTAATTGCGATTACACGTTCGATACAATTGATTTTGTTCCCGATACGATTCTGGTGACCGGCCGCGGAGAAGAGCCCCGGTACCCAGATGCGGCCATTGATTGGTTGAAATCCCAGTTTCACGCCTGCAGGCGGATGGGCTCGATCTGTGCGGGGGCTTTCGTCCTGGCGGAATGCGGTTTTTTGAGCGGCAGACGCGTGACGACGCACTGGGCAAAGTGCGAGGAGTTGGCCCGCTTGTATCCCGATACCCGGGTGGAAAAAGATCCGATCTTTCTTCGGGATGAAAAGGTCTACACCTCGGCCGGAGTTTCCGCTGGTATCGACCTCTCTCTGGCGATGGTGGAAGAGGACTACGGCCGGGAAGTGGCGCTGCAGGTGGCTAGGCTGTTGGTGTTGTTCATGAAGCGTCCCGGCAATCAATCCCAGTTCAGCGTTTCCCTGGCTCACCAACATGTAGACTATCTCCCGGTGCGGCAGTTGCTGGACTGGTTGGCCGACCACTACGATCAGGCTTTGACGATCGAGAGTCTGGCCGAACGCGCGCGAATGAGCCCTCGAAATTTTGCTCGCGTCTTTGCGAAGGAGACAGGGGACACCCCGGCAAAGTTCCTCGAAAAACTGCGCGTTGAAAAAGCTCGGCAGCGTTTGGAGGAAAGCCGCCTGTCTCTGGATAGGGTGGCGATGGAGTGTGGCCTTACGAGTGCGGATACAATGCGAAAGATGTTTTTGAGACACCTCGGGGTCACGCCTTCTCAGTATCGCGAGCGGTTTACCTCGTGCTGGGGCTCGGAGCAGGCAATGGAGCTCGTGTAG
- a CDS encoding DUF1573 domain-containing protein — protein sequence MQHWKSAILLGWATLAGSLHAELSFESDNIEIEATTDMTESVGVFKFTNTGDKPVAITNVRTSCGCTAAAPEKDVYAPGESGEIKAVFQFGERQGRQQKHIAVTTDEGQYSLNLVTVIPGRYEMEPRLLAWIDDGRATKSATVTFLAGQPVELLDFNAPEGYEVQVETLKEGEQYRIDVTPTAEKLPTSQVLRFAGKNEEGKKENLTLFLRHIDRQLRTSSTN from the coding sequence ATGCAGCACTGGAAATCGGCGATTCTTTTGGGCTGGGCTACCCTGGCCGGCTCTTTGCACGCGGAGCTCAGCTTCGAGTCCGATAATATCGAAATTGAAGCGACGACCGACATGACGGAGTCCGTCGGGGTCTTCAAGTTCACCAACACGGGCGACAAGCCGGTGGCGATTACCAACGTGCGCACCTCCTGCGGCTGCACGGCTGCCGCGCCCGAAAAGGACGTCTACGCCCCTGGTGAAAGCGGCGAGATCAAGGCCGTGTTCCAGTTCGGCGAGCGCCAGGGCCGCCAGCAAAAGCACATTGCGGTTACGACCGACGAAGGGCAGTACAGCCTCAACCTCGTGACCGTCATCCCGGGCCGCTACGAGATGGAGCCGCGCCTGCTGGCATGGATCGACGATGGCCGCGCCACCAAGAGCGCGACCGTTACCTTCCTCGCCGGTCAACCGGTAGAGCTGCTCGATTTCAACGCTCCCGAAGGCTATGAAGTGCAGGTTGAAACGCTGAAGGAAGGCGAGCAATACCGCATCGACGTGACCCCGACCGCCGAAAAGCTGCCCACGTCGCAAGTGCTGCGCTTCGCCGGTAAGAATGAGGAAGGCAAAAAGGAAAACCTCACGCTCTTCCTCCGTCACATCGACCGCCAGCTGCGCACCAGCTCGACGAACTAG
- a CDS encoding assimilatory sulfite reductase (NADPH) flavoprotein subunit, producing the protein MPQNIQIPDNAPFGHEQKVALNALLPTLQPAQSMWLGGYFAALGQAMMGGGAKTAAAPAAAAAPAAPTVPLLVLFGSESGNAETCAQEAEKAAKAAGFKTTLADMADYDAAQLPEAQHVLIVVSTWGEGEPPQSATPFYELMMGDQAPKLEKVKFSVCGLGDTGYADFCQCAKDFDKRLADLGAERLYDRQDCDVEFEAPFREWLNNALEKMVEVSGVKEKAAAAAPAPAAAPSIELPGDFSLPGLEADEGYSKKNPFPAKVKANYVLNGEGSSKEVLHIELDLAGSGLSYEAGDALGIIPVNCPEVADDMLRLAGFRGDELKEVNGELLSLTELLMRDYDVTSLSRSLIRKYLPFAKNKALENLLEDDQKEKLGEWLWGREIRDLFAEYPPADNLTVDQLLNLLRTQPPRLYSIASSIKKHPEEVHLTVGAVRYDAFGRGRKGVCSTFLADRVQPGDTVPVYMHHNKNFKLPTDPDTPIIMVGPGTGIAPFRSFVEEREATGARGRNWLFFGDQRFLYDFYYQTEWQDYLKSGVLTKMDVAFSRDTEKKVYVQHRMKEKGKELYAWLEEGAYFYVCGDASRMAKDVNQALVEVYMEHGGLNEEDAIAHVKKLQKEKRYQRDVY; encoded by the coding sequence ATGCCGCAGAATATCCAGATTCCCGATAACGCACCTTTCGGCCATGAACAGAAGGTGGCGCTGAATGCGCTGCTGCCCACGCTGCAACCGGCCCAGTCCATGTGGCTGGGAGGTTACTTCGCCGCCCTGGGCCAAGCCATGATGGGCGGTGGTGCGAAAACGGCTGCCGCCCCGGCCGCCGCTGCCGCTCCCGCTGCCCCCACCGTGCCGCTGCTCGTGCTCTTCGGCTCCGAAAGCGGCAACGCCGAAACCTGTGCCCAGGAAGCCGAAAAGGCTGCCAAGGCCGCCGGTTTCAAGACCACCCTGGCCGATATGGCCGACTACGATGCCGCCCAGTTGCCCGAAGCGCAGCATGTGCTCATCGTCGTCTCCACCTGGGGTGAAGGTGAGCCGCCGCAGAGCGCCACACCATTTTATGAGCTGATGATGGGCGACCAAGCCCCGAAGCTCGAAAAGGTGAAGTTCTCCGTCTGCGGCCTCGGCGATACCGGCTATGCCGACTTCTGCCAATGCGCAAAGGACTTCGACAAACGACTGGCCGACTTGGGCGCCGAGCGCCTCTACGACCGCCAGGATTGCGACGTCGAATTCGAAGCGCCCTTCCGCGAGTGGCTCAACAACGCCCTCGAGAAGATGGTGGAAGTCAGTGGCGTGAAGGAGAAGGCCGCTGCCGCCGCTCCTGCTCCCGCCGCCGCCCCCAGCATCGAGCTGCCCGGCGACTTCAGCCTCCCCGGCCTCGAAGCCGACGAAGGCTACTCGAAGAAGAACCCCTTCCCGGCCAAGGTGAAGGCGAATTACGTGCTCAATGGCGAAGGCTCTTCCAAGGAAGTGCTTCACATCGAGCTCGACCTCGCCGGCTCCGGCCTCAGCTACGAAGCAGGTGACGCCCTCGGCATCATCCCGGTGAATTGCCCGGAAGTGGCCGACGACATGCTCCGCCTCGCTGGTTTCCGCGGCGATGAGCTGAAGGAAGTCAACGGCGAGCTGCTCTCGCTGACCGAGCTGCTGATGCGCGACTACGACGTCACCTCGCTCAGCCGCAGCCTCATCCGCAAGTACCTGCCCTTTGCCAAGAACAAGGCGCTGGAAAACCTGCTGGAAGACGACCAAAAGGAAAAGCTGGGCGAATGGCTCTGGGGCCGCGAAATCCGCGACCTCTTTGCCGAATACCCGCCGGCCGACAACCTGACGGTCGACCAGCTGCTCAACCTCTTGCGCACGCAGCCCCCGCGACTCTATTCCATCGCTTCGAGCATCAAGAAGCACCCGGAAGAAGTGCACCTCACGGTCGGCGCGGTCCGCTACGACGCGTTTGGCCGCGGTCGCAAGGGCGTGTGCTCCACCTTCCTCGCCGATCGCGTGCAGCCGGGCGACACCGTCCCCGTCTACATGCACCACAACAAGAACTTCAAGCTGCCGACCGATCCCGACACCCCCATCATCATGGTCGGGCCGGGCACCGGTATCGCTCCCTTCCGCTCCTTTGTGGAAGAGCGCGAAGCCACCGGCGCGCGTGGCCGCAACTGGCTGTTCTTCGGCGACCAACGCTTCCTCTACGACTTCTACTATCAGACGGAGTGGCAGGACTACCTCAAGTCCGGCGTATTGACCAAGATGGACGTCGCCTTCTCGCGCGACACCGAAAAGAAGGTCTACGTGCAACACCGCATGAAGGAAAAGGGCAAGGAGCTGTATGCCTGGCTCGAAGAAGGGGCCTACTTCTACGTCTGCGGCGACGCCAGCCGCATGGCCAAGGACGTCAACCAAGCCCTCGTCGAAGTCTACATGGAGCACGGCGGCCTGAATGAAGAAGACGCCATCGCCCACGTGAAGAAGCTGCAGAAGGAGAAGCGCTACCAGCGAGACGTCTATTAG